A single window of Modestobacter italicus DNA harbors:
- the pknB gene encoding Stk1 family PASTA domain-containing Ser/Thr kinase, which translates to MTTPSVLGERYEIGGVLGRGGMAEVHRGRDLRLGREVAVKVLRQDLARDPSSQVRFRREAQAAASLNHPAIVAVYDTGEDRGPAGATPYIVMEYVEGETLRDVLRREGPLSPDRAMSLTADICAALDFSHRNGIVHRDVKPGNVMITPQGTVKVMDFGIARAVSDSAATMTSTAAVIGTAQYLSPEQARGEGVDARSDVYSAGCLLYELVTGTPPFTGDSPVAVAYQHVREDPKTPSSINPAIPPELDAILLKAMSKNPANRYQSAADMRADLLRAVAGQRVEATPVMSDAEKTTIIGAAAGGLGYDDGWDDEDARKRRRNRVIALVVGALVLIGGAVAIALALTSGNGDDAPPAVTQVTVPDLIGRTQDEATAAITAAGLTVGTISREASTEAQKDTVLSSDPASGEKADPQAPVRLVIGGGPNTIAVPNVVGQAQDAAVDALENAGFTGSISTQQERSLAPEGQVISVDPAAGSQAAPDTRITLSVSTGSIELPDVRGLTESAAREQLVAAGIDNGNIETTNAESDAVAAGNVVDSDPGPRSAVGQGDVVTLLIAVPIPSEAPTTPTTPATTTAPTTAPTTPPTTTALPSPTG; encoded by the coding sequence GCGGTTCCGTCGCGAGGCGCAGGCCGCGGCCTCGCTGAACCACCCGGCGATCGTCGCGGTGTACGACACCGGTGAGGACCGCGGGCCCGCGGGGGCGACGCCGTACATCGTCATGGAGTACGTCGAGGGCGAGACGCTGCGCGACGTCCTGCGCCGGGAGGGCCCGCTCTCCCCCGACCGGGCCATGTCGCTGACCGCGGACATCTGCGCGGCCCTGGACTTCAGCCACCGCAACGGCATCGTGCACCGGGACGTGAAGCCCGGGAACGTCATGATCACCCCGCAGGGCACCGTCAAGGTGATGGACTTCGGCATCGCCCGGGCGGTCTCCGACTCGGCCGCGACGATGACCTCCACCGCGGCCGTCATCGGCACCGCGCAGTACCTCTCCCCCGAGCAGGCCCGCGGCGAGGGCGTGGACGCCCGCTCGGACGTCTACTCGGCCGGCTGCCTGCTCTACGAACTCGTCACCGGCACCCCGCCGTTCACCGGTGACTCGCCGGTCGCCGTCGCGTACCAGCACGTGCGCGAGGACCCGAAGACGCCGTCGTCGATCAACCCGGCGATCCCCCCGGAGCTCGACGCCATCCTGCTCAAGGCGATGAGCAAGAACCCGGCCAACCGCTACCAGTCGGCCGCTGACATGCGCGCGGACCTGCTGCGCGCGGTCGCCGGTCAGCGGGTCGAGGCGACGCCGGTGATGAGCGACGCCGAGAAGACCACGATCATCGGGGCGGCCGCGGGCGGCCTGGGCTACGACGACGGCTGGGACGACGAGGACGCGCGGAAGCGCCGGCGGAACCGGGTCATCGCCCTGGTGGTCGGCGCCCTGGTGCTCATCGGCGGGGCGGTCGCCATCGCGCTGGCGCTGACCAGCGGCAACGGCGACGACGCGCCGCCGGCCGTCACCCAGGTGACCGTGCCGGACCTGATCGGCCGGACCCAGGACGAGGCGACGGCGGCGATCACCGCGGCCGGGCTCACCGTCGGCACGATCAGCCGGGAGGCGAGCACCGAGGCGCAGAAGGACACCGTGCTCAGCTCCGACCCGGCCTCCGGCGAGAAGGCCGACCCGCAGGCACCGGTGCGCCTGGTCATCGGCGGCGGGCCCAACACCATCGCCGTGCCGAACGTGGTCGGTCAGGCCCAGGACGCCGCGGTCGACGCGCTCGAGAACGCCGGGTTCACCGGCAGCATCAGCACCCAGCAGGAGCGCTCGCTGGCACCCGAGGGCCAGGTCATCTCCGTCGACCCGGCAGCGGGCTCGCAGGCCGCGCCGGACACCCGGATCACGCTGAGCGTCTCCACCGGCTCGATCGAGCTCCCCGACGTGCGCGGGCTGACCGAGTCCGCGGCCCGCGAGCAGCTGGTGGCGGCCGGCATCGACAACGGCAACATCGAGACGACGAACGCCGAGAGCGACGCCGTGGCCGCCGGCAACGTGGTGGACAGCGACCCGGGCCCGCGGTCCGCGGTCGGCCAGGGCGACGTGGTCACGCTGCTGATCGCCGTCCCGATCCCGAGCGAGGCGCCGACCACGCCGACGACCCCCGCCACCACCACCGCCCCGACGACGGCACCGACCACCCCGCCGACCACGACGGCGCTCCCCAGCCCCACCGGCTGA